The genomic region CTTGCCAGAGTGGGTGCAAGACTGGCTGGAGGTGATCGTGCCCGGCGGTCAGATTCTGGGCATCCTGCTCATTGCGTACCTGCTGCAGGGGCTCCTGCGGCGGCTGGTGCGCAAGGCTGCTGTGCGCTACCAGTTACCGGGCGAGCTGGTGGTGCCCATCAACGGCCTGATCCGCTGGACCATCATGGCCAGCGCCGTGCTGTTGGCGCTGGAGCGCCTGGGCGTGTCGGCCACTGTGCTGTGGACAGCCTTCACCGGCTTTGCCACCGTGGGAGCCGTAGCGTTTTTTGCGGCGTGGAGCGTGCTGTCCAACCTGTTCTGCGCGCTGCTGATCTTCACCGTGCGGCCCTTTCGCATTGGGGACCACATCGAGGTGCTGGACACCGCCGAGAAGCCCGGAGCCAAGGGCATGGTGGTGGATGTGAACCTGCTCTACACCACGCTGGAAGAGTTCAACACCCCACCGGGCAGCGCCTGGATGCAGATTCCGAATGCGCTGATCTTCCAGCGCGTAGTGCGGCGCTGGCATGGGGTGCCGCCCGCAGGGGCTGTAGCCCCCACGCAATCATCACCCCCCGCTCACGAAAACAGGCCGGAGCCTGGGGCGGCGTCACCGGTGCCTTGACACCGGAACGGTCTGCACAAGATCGCTCAGCACAGTGCCCCTCATGCGCTATGTGGGGCACCGATGTCTCATCACATCAACAAATCCAGCGCCTGCATGTACGCAGGCTGCAGCATCAGCTCATCCCAGGGCTGGGGCAGGGTTTCGGGCAGCAGCGCCACGCGGCGTGATTCGCTGTCTACATCAGGCTGCCAGCGGCCTTGCGCCTGTGCGGCGGCCAGTCCGTCAATCAACTCGTCCACTGCCTCGCCCTTGCCCAGGCTCTGGTTGCACAGCAGCACGAGATCGCAGCCTGCCTCCAGCGCAGCCAATGCAGCATCGGTGTAGCTCACCACCTGGCCATCAATGCGCCGTGCGCCTTCCATGCTCAGGTCGTCGCTGAAGATGGTCCCGTCAAAGCGCATCTGGCGGCGCAAAATCTCTTGCAGCCAGCGCTGCGAGAAGCCTGCGGGACGGCTGTCCACCTTGGGGTAGATGACGTGGGCGGGCATTACGCTGGTGAGCGTGGTGCTGAGCCAGGGGTATGGCGCAGCGTCGTCGGCCAGGATGGCTTTGAGGCTGCGCTTGTCCACCGGCACTTCGGTGTGCGAATCGGCCTTGACGAAACCGTGGCCTGGGAAATGTTTGCCGCAGTTGGCCATGCCCGCCTGCAGCAGGCCGTGCATCAGGCTCTTGGCCAGCAGGGCCACCACGCGCGGGTCGCGGTGGAAGGCGCGGTCGCCAATCACGCCGCTTTCGCCCCAGTCCAAATCCAGCACGGGCGTAAAGCTGAAATCCACGCCGCACGCACGCAGCTCGCTGCCCAGCACATAGCCCGCTGCGGTGGCCGCATTGGTGGCACGCAGCGCACCGCTGCCGGGCACAGCCTTGGCACCCTTGCCGTCATCCATCCACATCTCGCCCAGCGCGCGCATGGGCGGCAGGTGGGTGAAGCCATCGGTGCGAAAACGCTGCACGCGCCCGCCTTCGTGGTCCACACAAATGAGCAGATCGTCACGCACGGCCTTGATGCTGCTGGTGAGCTGCAGCAGCTGGGCTCGGTCCACCCAGTTGCGGGCGAACAGGATGATGCCGCCCACCAGCGGGTGGGCCAGGCGGCGGCGGTCGGTGGCGGTGAGTTCGGTGCCAGCGATGTCAATGATGAGAGGGGCGTGTTCGGTCATGGAAGATCGGAGGGGATGAATTGCTATCAAATCAAGAGCTTCTTGCGCTTATGGGATGAGCGCTGGAGGCTGATTTGCCTCCAAACGTTCCACCACGCAGAAGCTGGCGGCATAGTCGGTCTCGTCGGTCACGCTCAGGTGCGCGTGCAGGCTGCGTTCTTCAAACCAAGCTTTCAAAGCTCCGTGCAGCACGATGAC from Acidovorax sp. DW039 harbors:
- a CDS encoding mechanosensitive ion channel family protein, with amino-acid sequence MAIPKHRLPEWVQDWLEVIVPGGQILGILLIAYLLQGLLRRLVRKAAVRYQLPGELVVPINGLIRWTIMASAVLLALERLGVSATVLWTAFTGFATVGAVAFFAAWSVLSNLFCALLIFTVRPFRIGDHIEVLDTAEKPGAKGMVVDVNLLYTTLEEFNTPPGSAWMQIPNALIFQRVVRRWHGVPPAGAVAPTQSSPPAHENRPEPGAASPVP
- the nagZ gene encoding beta-N-acetylhexosaminidase: MTEHAPLIIDIAGTELTATDRRRLAHPLVGGIILFARNWVDRAQLLQLTSSIKAVRDDLLICVDHEGGRVQRFRTDGFTHLPPMRALGEMWMDDGKGAKAVPGSGALRATNAATAAGYVLGSELRACGVDFSFTPVLDLDWGESGVIGDRAFHRDPRVVALLAKSLMHGLLQAGMANCGKHFPGHGFVKADSHTEVPVDKRSLKAILADDAAPYPWLSTTLTSVMPAHVIYPKVDSRPAGFSQRWLQEILRRQMRFDGTIFSDDLSMEGARRIDGQVVSYTDAALAALEAGCDLVLLCNQSLGKGEAVDELIDGLAAAQAQGRWQPDVDSESRRVALLPETLPQPWDELMLQPAYMQALDLLM